From one Bacillota bacterium genomic stretch:
- a CDS encoding peptidase MA family metallohydrolase, producing the protein MFSKSVIHIQIRHVLQAMAILLPLAVLSYGLATHFEVVRSVVYNQLRERGKAVAVARSSGFEILESDHFVLRYELADQDVAPMVLKTAESFYAPVTRDLAYTPPGKVTLILYPTRDDLKNSFGWPSLDDAMGVYWTGVIRVLSPKAWTGTTNPNQMERSFRKNGPIAHELTHYVLDYKTSGNYPRWFTEGLAQYEEHRLTGFIWIEPESSLDQSLYTLNDLQNRFDSLDNQALAYRESFTMISFIAEKYGPEALQGLITDLSKGASLDQALKSHSGLAGTDFEKAWLTWVYDQPDRWNQ; encoded by the coding sequence TTGTTCAGTAAGAGCGTGATCCACATTCAAATCCGCCACGTACTGCAAGCAATGGCCATCCTCCTGCCGCTCGCCGTCCTTAGTTACGGCCTGGCGACCCATTTCGAGGTGGTCCGCTCGGTCGTTTACAATCAACTGCGCGAGCGGGGGAAGGCCGTTGCCGTCGCCCGGAGTAGCGGGTTCGAAATCCTCGAGAGCGACCATTTCGTCCTCCGCTACGAGTTGGCCGATCAGGACGTGGCCCCGATGGTCCTCAAGACGGCCGAATCCTTCTATGCCCCGGTCACCCGAGACCTGGCCTACACACCGCCGGGCAAGGTTACCCTAATCCTCTACCCGACCCGGGACGATCTGAAGAACAGCTTCGGCTGGCCGTCCCTAGACGATGCCATGGGTGTGTACTGGACCGGCGTGATCCGCGTCCTCTCTCCGAAGGCTTGGACCGGGACCACCAATCCAAACCAGATGGAACGGTCATTCAGGAAGAACGGTCCCATCGCCCACGAGCTGACCCACTACGTCCTCGACTACAAGACCAGCGGCAATTACCCGCGGTGGTTCACTGAGGGGTTGGCGCAATATGAGGAGCACCGGCTGACCGGGTTCATCTGGATCGAGCCCGAGTCATCGCTCGACCAGAGCCTCTACACCTTGAACGATCTCCAGAACCGCTTTGACAGTCTGGACAACCAGGCGCTGGCCTACCGCGAGTCCTTTACCATGATCAGCTTTATCGCCGAAAAATACGGTCCGGAGGCCCTGCAAGGACTGATCACCGACTTGTCGAAGGGGGCAAGTCTCGACCAGGCTCTCAAAAGCCACAGCGGTCTGGCCGGCACCGACTTCGAGAAGGCTTGGCTGACCTGGGTTTACGACCAGCCCGATAGGTGGAATCAATGA
- a CDS encoding putative glycoside hydrolase, with the protein MKRAIAIASLVAFLAAGCSLPGGLRASIPWLRPPSQVVAPDPPIPPSPPAPPSPPPKVPVHVRGLYLTGYTAGSRQRVDDLLAFAKRADLNAMVIDAKDDDGRISFQTDIPLAREIGSNSEKIKDAPALLQELADQGIYTIARIVVFCDPLLSSKRPDLAILNAKWRDTRGLTWSDPLNQEVWKYNVDIAKAAAKAGFKEIQFDYVRFPERKLAATTLGLNQEKRVAAITDFLDYAKQELEPLNVFVSADVFGLTTTVEDDMMIGQDYAGIARAVDYISPMVYPSHYSSGNYGLKDPDSAPYETVFASIEKGKAKTPDLSTDHVRPWIQDFSLRHQYGKVEVEAQLRALAKAGVRQFMLWDPKNKYTRDVDFGVLNEDLAKQESTTTNPSDPATGQGGTGK; encoded by the coding sequence ATGAAGAGAGCCATTGCCATCGCCAGCCTTGTCGCCTTTCTCGCCGCCGGTTGCTCATTGCCCGGCGGATTGCGCGCGTCCATCCCCTGGCTTCGCCCGCCGAGTCAGGTGGTCGCGCCCGACCCACCGATTCCGCCATCGCCACCGGCCCCGCCGTCCCCACCACCGAAGGTCCCGGTCCACGTGCGGGGTCTCTATCTGACCGGCTACACGGCCGGGTCTCGGCAGCGCGTCGATGACTTACTGGCCTTCGCCAAGCGGGCCGACCTCAACGCCATGGTCATCGACGCCAAGGACGACGACGGCCGCATCTCCTTCCAAACCGATATCCCGCTGGCCCGGGAGATCGGCTCGAACAGCGAGAAGATCAAGGACGCCCCGGCCCTCCTGCAGGAACTGGCCGACCAAGGCATCTACACCATCGCCCGGATCGTCGTTTTCTGTGACCCGCTGCTCTCGTCGAAACGCCCCGACCTGGCCATCCTGAACGCCAAGTGGCGTGACACCCGTGGCCTGACCTGGTCCGACCCGCTCAACCAGGAGGTCTGGAAGTACAACGTCGACATCGCCAAAGCCGCCGCCAAGGCCGGTTTCAAGGAGATCCAGTTCGATTACGTGCGTTTCCCCGAGCGGAAGCTGGCCGCCACCACCCTCGGCCTGAACCAGGAGAAGCGGGTCGCCGCCATCACGGACTTCCTGGACTACGCCAAGCAGGAACTGGAGCCTCTGAACGTGTTCGTCTCAGCCGACGTCTTCGGTCTGACGACGACCGTCGAGGACGACATGATGATCGGCCAGGACTACGCCGGGATTGCCAGGGCCGTCGATTACATCTCGCCGATGGTCTACCCCTCGCACTACTCGTCCGGCAACTACGGACTAAAGGATCCCGACTCGGCCCCCTACGAGACCGTCTTCGCCTCGATCGAGAAGGGCAAGGCCAAGACCCCCGATTTGAGCACCGACCATGTCCGCCCGTGGATCCAGGACTTCAGCCTCCGCCACCAATACGGCAAGGTTGAGGTCGAAGCGCAGTTGAGGGCCCTGGCCAAGGCGGGGGTGCGCCAGTTCATGCTCTGGGACCCCAAGAACAAGTACACCCGCGACGTCGATTTCGGCGTCTTGAACGAGGACCTGGCCAAACAAGAGAGTACCACCACCAATCCGTCCGACCCGGCCACCGGTCAGGGGGGCACCGGAAAGTAG